In Temnothorax longispinosus isolate EJ_2023e chromosome 10, Tlon_JGU_v1, whole genome shotgun sequence, a single window of DNA contains:
- the LOC139820797 gene encoding nose resistant to fluoxetine protein 6-like: MLRASADRVEREGNSTYRSSGPKIRVVTVKPVPFSNYCAWQDPKFYVLSAIGSAILMLMICAVVYEYRSLPLARDIESSSVSNNNDKTNDFINKNLNQERRISMGQENDQELIEKGRKHPQKESPVQRKDCSQGFWLKFLLAFSPIVNGSRIISTEPAAKDSLTCLHGLRVFSLGWVIMVHTYIQVFSIAENKTLRTVTERNFMFQTVSNATFSVDTFFFISGLLVTILFYRSLGNLNIEKGNFLKTSFTKFVIMILYRFVRLTPAYLFVLGMNEIAIKQAQAKTVFSPVIIDHLTCEKFWWRNALYLNSLYPRTEMCMMWSWYMANDTQFYVLGILLLLLSVKYFKTAVAIVSLLIVSSWFTTFSIAYSNDYIARIQEPFALFDELYDKPWLRAGPYFIGTISGYILFKTKCQLKLPMGAELIGWILSAAIMFSVVYGLYPGNLTVMVSSVYAALGHTAWAMAVAFIVIQCCTGSARMIDSLLSLRLMYPLSRLTYCAYLVHPVIMMITTTQMDGPLHLHNGMVLILYFGNLVASYCLSFCISLALEAPVVTLLKIAFTSKKRAR; the protein is encoded by the exons ATGCTAAGGGCCAGCGCTGATAGAGTCGAACGCGAAGGCAATTCGACCTATCGATCGAGCGGCCCGAAAATTCGCGTTGTTACAGTGAAGCCCGTGCCATTCAGCAATTACTGCGCCTGGCAAGATCCCAAATTTTACGTCCTCTC GGCCATCGGCAGCGCGATATTGATGCTGATGATCTGCGCGGTCGTGTACGAATACAGATCGCTTCCCCTCGCGAGGGACATCGAGTCTTCGAGCGTGTCGAATAACAATGACAAAACCAACGATTTTATCAACAAGAATCTGAATCAAGAGCGCAGGATCTCGATGGGACAGGAAAACGATCAGGAGCTGATCGAAAAGGGGAGGAAGCATCCGCAAAAAGAGAGCCCCGTTCAAAGGAAGGATTGTAGCCAAG GATTCTGGCTGAAATTTTTACTCGCGTTCAGCCCCATCGTCAACGGAAGTAGGATCATCAGCACCGAGCCTGCGGCCAAAGACAGTCTGACTTGTCTCCACGGACTTCGCGTGTTCTCCTTGGGATGGGTTATCATGGTGCACACGTACATTCAGGTCTTCTCGATCGCTG AGAACAAGACATTGCGAACGGTCACAGAAAGGAATTTCATGTTCCAGACCGTCAGCAACGCGACATTTTCTGTGGACACTTTCTTCTTTATTAG TGGCTTGTTGGTGACGATACTTTTCTACCGATCCTTGGGCAATCTCAATATAGAGAAGGGCAACTTTTTGAAGACGAGCTTCACCAAATTCGTTATCATGATTTTATACCGATTTGTCAG ATTGACACCAGCTTATCTGTTTGTGCTGGGGATGAACGAGATCGCTATAAAACAAGCCCAGGCGAAGACAGTCTTTTCGCCCGTTATTATCGATCACCTGACCTGCGAAAAGTTCTGGTGGCGAAACGCGCTATATTTGAACTCGCTATATCCGCGCACGGAAATG TGCATGATGTGGAGCTGGTACATGGCAAACGACACGCAGTTCTACGTCCTTGGGATACTTCTTCTTTTGCTCTCGGTGAAATATTTCAAGACCGCGGTCGCTATCGTTTCGCTGCTGATCGTCTCTTCGTGGTTCACTACGTTCTCGATAGCCTACAGCAATGATTACATAGCCAG GATCCAAGAGCCGTTTGCCCTATTCGATGAACTCTACGATAAACCCTGGCTAAGAGCGGGCCCGTATTTCATCGGCACGATTAGCGGTTACATTCTCTTCAAAACCAAATGCCAGCTGAAACTACCTATG GGAGCGGAATTAATCGGGTGGATACTGTCCGCGGCCATTATGTTCTCGGTGGTGTATGGACTATACCCCGGAAATTTGACGGTGATGGTGAGCTCCGTATATGCTGCCTTAGGACACACCGCATGGGCGATGGCCGTGGCTTTTATCGTGATCCAATGTTGCACAGGGTCAGCCCGAATGATCGACAGTTTGCTTTCGCTACGACTAATGTATCCTCTCTCGAGACTCACGTATTGCGCTTACCTAGTGCATCCTGTTATCATGATGATCACGACTACACAGATGGACGGGCCGCTGCATCTCCATAATGGGATGGTG CTTATCCTCTATTTCGGCAATTTAGTAGCCTCGTACTGCCTGTCGTTCTGcatttctctcgctctcgaaGCGCCAGTGGTAACTTTGttgaaaattgcatttacCTCGAAGAAGAGGGCGAGATAG